From the Aerococcus viridans genome, the window CATAATAATTACAAATAACTATTATATGCCGGTTTTCATAGCTTGAAACTATGGTAAGGAGTGAGCGTATGCGGATTGAAGATTTGCAGTATTTTATGAAGGTTGTTGAAGTGGGGAATATGACGCAGGCGGCCAAGGATTTGTTTATTGCCCAGCCATCTTTGTCGAAAGCCATGGCCAATTTGGAGTCTGAGATGGGGGTAACTTTGTTTCAGCGGACGGCTAAGGGGACGATTCTGACGGTGCAGGGGGAGGAATTTCTCCAGTATGCCCGGCAAGTCTTGGAGCAGATTGACTTGATGAACCACCGCTATAAAGAAGGAAGTCAGGCCAACCGGATATTTTCAGTATCTGGCCAGCATTATGCCTTTGTAGTGGATGCTTTCGTGAAGTTACTAAAAGAGATGGATGCAGACCAATATGAAGCGACATTAAAAGAAGAACGAACATTTGAGGTGTTAGATGATGTTGCTAATTTTATCTCTGAGGTGGGCGTTATTTACCGGTCTAATTATAATCAGAAGGTATTAGAAGGGGCTTTTCAAGAGAAGCAACTAACTTTTACGCCATTGTTTAAAACTGCACCACATGTGTTTATTGATAAAGGTCATCCTTTAGCGAAACAAGCGACCATTAGTTTAGATGACTTAACCGCTTATCCTCGTTTATCTTATGAACAAGGTACCCACAATTCTTTCTACTATTGGGAAGAGATTTTAGCGGATATTCCTGTCCCAAAACGGATTATTGTTTCTGACCGAGCAACTTTATTTAATTTACTCATCGGTCTAGATGGCTATACGATTTCTTCAGGGATAATCAATGATGACTTGAACAGTCCGGATATATTAGCAATTCCTCTTGAATCAGACGAGGTGATTGAACTAGGTTACCTAACCGCTAATCGTCACCAGCTGTCTTCAATAGCCAAACGCTACTTAGGCTTACTCGAGGAATCTATCCAACAATATGCTAAATAAGAAATCTATGATAAGGGATTTTTTTCGTTGAAAAAGATTGACGTAGTGAATTTCAAAGTGGTACAATATAAGACGGTATTGTTTGCCCCATGATAGGCCCCGGAAACCAATTATGAATCGAACAATCAGACAAGATAAACGGAGGAAA encodes:
- a CDS encoding LysR family transcriptional regulator — encoded protein: MRIEDLQYFMKVVEVGNMTQAAKDLFIAQPSLSKAMANLESEMGVTLFQRTAKGTILTVQGEEFLQYARQVLEQIDLMNHRYKEGSQANRIFSVSGQHYAFVVDAFVKLLKEMDADQYEATLKEERTFEVLDDVANFISEVGVIYRSNYNQKVLEGAFQEKQLTFTPLFKTAPHVFIDKGHPLAKQATISLDDLTAYPRLSYEQGTHNSFYYWEEILADIPVPKRIIVSDRATLFNLLIGLDGYTISSGIINDDLNSPDILAIPLESDEVIELGYLTANRHQLSSIAKRYLGLLEESIQQYAK